DNA sequence from the Oceanispirochaeta sp. M1 genome:
ACTGAATCCACAGGAAACTGTAGGTAGTGCCGGACGCTCTCATAGAGAGAAATTGAACCTGATTATAGAAGCCAAAACCATATCAAAAAATGATCAGGGTAAGTGGCTAAGGGAAAAAGGACTGCATACAGAGCATATTACACAATACGAACAGGAATTAAGAGATTTGATACAAGATAAAGACCAGACCGAAAAAGATGAAAAAAAGAGACTGATTAAAGAGAATAAGCAGTTAAAAAAAGAGCTCGCAAAAAAAGAAAAAGCATTAGCTGAAATGGCTGCTCTCTACACCCTTAAAAAAAAAGCCGAGGAACTTTGGGGGGAAGACGAGGACGATTGATCCCCGAAGAGATGCGGAAAGTTGCTGTCGTTTTAATATTAGA
Encoded proteins:
- a CDS encoding transposase; protein product: MRYSLGFRESQLRKVLPPVNRPISDVAKESGVSDQTLRNWLKKSKEGTLNPQETVGSAGRSHREKLNLIIEAKTISKNDQGKWLREKGLHTEHITQYEQELRDLIQDKDQTEKDEKKRLIKENKQLKKELAKKEKALAEMAALYTLKKKAEELWGEDEDD